The Tistrella mobilis genome window below encodes:
- a CDS encoding serine hydrolase domain-containing protein, giving the protein MTETLKAAADAVLNRAVTEGPGLPGVVAVATDRKGDIYRGAAGLRAAGGDMPMTEDTVFAIFSTTKALTGTAVLQLVEDGLLDLDAPARDYLPALGRVQVIEGFEADGSPRLRAPRREITTRMLLLHTAGFGYDFFNPVYERLASTRGQPSVITATGAALDTPLLFDPGEAWEYGSNIDQAGRVVEAITGRRLGEVMQSRILDPLGMTDTAFTMTADMRARLAVMHQRGADGSLTPLPDFMLPQDPEIHMGGHGLQSTATDYTKFIRMWLNDGMGPDGPVLRPETVRMAAQNGLGEMKIKMLPGVIPTLSNDAEFFPGMPKSWGLTFMINDEPAPTGRPAGALAWAGLANLFYWIDPETGLGGFWATQILPFADAASVGGYLAFETAVYRHR; this is encoded by the coding sequence ATGACCGAGACACTGAAAGCCGCCGCCGATGCAGTGCTGAACCGGGCCGTGACCGAGGGCCCCGGTCTGCCGGGCGTGGTTGCCGTGGCGACCGATCGCAAGGGCGACATTTATCGTGGTGCCGCAGGCCTGCGCGCCGCCGGCGGGGATATGCCGATGACGGAGGATACCGTCTTCGCGATCTTCTCCACCACCAAGGCGCTGACCGGCACCGCCGTGTTGCAGCTGGTGGAAGACGGCCTGCTCGACCTCGACGCCCCGGCGCGCGACTATCTGCCGGCGCTGGGCCGGGTGCAGGTGATCGAAGGCTTCGAGGCCGATGGCAGCCCGCGGCTGCGGGCGCCCCGGCGCGAGATCACCACCCGCATGCTGCTGCTGCACACCGCAGGCTTCGGCTACGACTTCTTCAACCCGGTCTATGAGCGCCTGGCCAGCACGCGCGGCCAGCCGAGCGTGATCACCGCCACCGGGGCCGCGCTCGACACGCCGCTGCTGTTCGATCCGGGCGAGGCCTGGGAATACGGCAGCAATATCGATCAGGCCGGCCGGGTGGTGGAGGCGATCACCGGCCGCCGCCTGGGCGAGGTGATGCAGAGCCGGATCCTGGATCCGCTGGGCATGACCGACACCGCCTTCACCATGACCGCCGACATGCGGGCGCGTCTGGCGGTGATGCATCAGCGCGGGGCGGATGGCAGCCTGACGCCCCTGCCCGACTTCATGCTGCCCCAGGATCCCGAGATCCATATGGGCGGCCATGGCCTGCAATCGACCGCCACCGACTACACGAAATTCATCCGCATGTGGCTGAATGACGGCATGGGCCCCGACGGGCCGGTGCTGCGGCCCGAAACCGTGCGGATGGCGGCGCAGAACGGGCTGGGCGAGATGAAGATCAAGATGCTGCCCGGCGTGATCCCCACGCTGTCGAACGATGCCGAATTCTTCCCCGGCATGCCCAAATCCTGGGGGTTGACCTTCATGATCAATGACGAGCCGGCCCCCACCGGCCGCCCGGCGGGTGCCCTCGCCTGGGCGGGGCTCGCCAATCTTTTCTACTGGATCGACCCGGAGACCGGGCTCGGCGGATTCTGGGCCACCCAGATCCTGCCCTTCGCCGATGCCGCCTCGGTCGGCGGCTATCTCGCCTTCGAGACAGCGGTCTATCGGCACAGATGA
- a CDS encoding helix-turn-helix transcriptional regulator — protein sequence MLKDALIYDARGNPIRQHHKVNSRDWDEIRDWSNRVYMPYLVTPTGRAATPASTMHSARVGRIIVTRFAYGIPVRVQDWSEDAGNAVVLTTIAGNARHAATARQFEDTGVGESFVADCSRIDHLIDFDPDHLQLNLTIPHAVLEQTCRDWLGFVPGDALWQHKCRIGGRGSAWLALMEYLVRAIAEAPDRLAADRVGRHLEQTVCIHLLNEWAAQAGLDLDEPRRGVAPRHVRIAEHYMAEHAASLPSMTEVARVAGVSLRSLTEAFRRFRGYTPSAFLRERRLQEVRRLLQAGGSDMTVSRAAYALGYVNLGEFARSYRARFGERPSETLRP from the coding sequence ATGCTGAAAGATGCGCTGATCTATGACGCCCGGGGCAACCCGATCCGCCAGCATCACAAGGTTAATTCCCGCGACTGGGACGAGATCCGCGACTGGTCGAACCGGGTCTATATGCCCTATCTGGTGACGCCCACGGGCAGGGCCGCGACGCCGGCCTCGACCATGCATTCGGCGCGGGTGGGGCGGATCATCGTCACCCGCTTCGCCTACGGCATTCCGGTCCGCGTGCAGGACTGGTCCGAGGATGCCGGCAATGCGGTGGTGCTGACCACCATCGCCGGCAATGCCCGCCACGCCGCGACGGCGCGGCAGTTCGAGGATACCGGCGTCGGCGAAAGCTTCGTGGCCGATTGCAGCCGGATCGACCACCTGATCGATTTCGATCCCGACCATCTGCAGCTGAACCTGACCATCCCGCATGCGGTGCTGGAACAGACCTGTCGCGACTGGCTGGGCTTCGTGCCGGGCGATGCGCTCTGGCAGCACAAATGCCGGATCGGCGGGCGGGGCTCGGCCTGGCTCGCGCTGATGGAGTATCTGGTCCGGGCGATCGCGGAAGCCCCGGATCGGCTGGCCGCGGACCGGGTGGGCCGGCATCTGGAGCAGACCGTCTGCATCCATCTGCTGAACGAGTGGGCGGCACAGGCCGGGCTCGACCTGGATGAGCCCAGGCGCGGCGTGGCGCCGCGCCATGTCCGCATCGCCGAGCACTACATGGCGGAGCATGCGGCCAGCCTGCCATCGATGACCGAGGTCGCCCGGGTGGCGGGCGTCAGCCTGCGCAGCCTGACCGAGGCCTTCAGGCGTTTCCGCGGCTACACCCCCAGCGCCTTCCTGCGCGAACGCCGCCTGCAGGAGGTGCGCCGCCTGCTGCAGGCGGGCGGGTCGGACATGACCGTGTCGCGCGCCGCCTATGCGCTGGGCTATGTCAATCTGGGGGAATTCGCCCGCAGCTATCGCGCGCGCTTCGGCGAGCGTCCGTCGGAGACGCTGCGGCCCTGA
- a CDS encoding protoglobin domain-containing protein, producing the protein MASPVTASALDADRLRFLGIDAATIADLALVRPVVEAEIEDLLEVFYRTLSTYPPMQALIAKPGMVNHLKTSQKAHWMALMSGRFDADYVARATRIGNAHVRIGLEPRWYMGGYQMVLQRLLAAISRTYRWSHDKRERAMAAVSRVVFLDMDLAMEQYITGIMAQVRAARLEAASELDASIRGVVEDLTRTVGRLGGASNGLTSAADMARSEASSVAGAAEQAAANVDAVAAASEELSRSISEIAGQVSQSSEIARQAVEDARQTTTTVSGMLGAAGKVGEIVQLINDIAEQTNLLALNATIEAARAGAAGKGFAVVAGEVKNLAAQTARATEDISAQVGDMRNVASATAQAIEKIAETIRRMNEIATGVAAAVEEQSAATRDIALNIQQVSSGTREVTRGVSGIERVNADTKTAADEVAETARALEARANHLSTEMTGFMNRLRASRD; encoded by the coding sequence ATGGCTTCGCCCGTCACCGCATCGGCGCTCGACGCCGATCGTCTGCGCTTTCTCGGCATCGATGCCGCCACCATCGCCGACCTCGCCCTGGTCCGGCCGGTGGTCGAAGCCGAGATCGAGGATCTGCTGGAGGTCTTCTACCGCACGCTTTCGACCTACCCGCCGATGCAGGCCCTGATCGCGAAACCGGGGATGGTTAACCATCTGAAGACGTCGCAGAAAGCACATTGGATGGCGCTGATGTCGGGGCGGTTCGATGCCGACTATGTCGCGCGCGCCACCCGGATCGGCAATGCCCATGTCCGCATCGGCCTGGAACCGCGCTGGTATATGGGCGGCTATCAGATGGTGCTGCAGCGCCTGCTCGCCGCCATCTCGCGGACCTATCGCTGGTCGCACGACAAGCGGGAACGCGCCATGGCGGCGGTCAGCCGTGTCGTGTTCCTGGACATGGATCTGGCGATGGAACAGTACATCACCGGTATCATGGCCCAGGTCCGCGCGGCTCGCCTGGAAGCGGCAAGTGAGCTCGACGCCTCGATCCGCGGTGTGGTCGAGGATCTGACCCGGACGGTCGGGCGGCTGGGCGGGGCCTCGAACGGGCTGACCAGTGCCGCCGACATGGCCCGCAGCGAGGCGAGCAGCGTGGCCGGCGCCGCGGAGCAGGCGGCCGCCAATGTCGATGCGGTGGCTGCCGCGTCCGAGGAACTGTCGCGGTCGATCAGCGAGATCGCCGGTCAGGTGTCGCAGTCGTCGGAAATCGCCCGGCAGGCGGTGGAGGATGCACGCCAGACCACGACCACCGTCTCGGGCATGCTGGGTGCCGCCGGCAAGGTGGGCGAGATCGTCCAGCTGATCAACGACATCGCCGAGCAGACCAATCTTCTGGCGCTCAACGCCACCATCGAGGCGGCGCGCGCCGGCGCGGCCGGCAAGGGTTTCGCCGTGGTGGCGGGCGAGGTGAAGAACCTCGCCGCCCAGACGGCGCGTGCGACCGAGGATATCAGCGCCCAGGTCGGCGACATGCGCAACGTCGCCTCGGCCACCGCCCAGGCGATCGAAAAGATCGCCGAGACCATCCGCCGGATGAACGAAATCGCGACGGGTGTCGCCGCCGCGGTGGAGGAACAGAGCGCCGCCACCCGCGACATCGCGCTCAACATCCAGCAGGTCTCATCCGGCACCCGCGAGGTGACCCGCGGTGTTTCGGGCATCGAGCGGGTGAACGCCGACACCAAGACCGCCGCCGATGAAGTGGCCGAAACCGCCCGGGCGCTGGAGGCCCGCGCCAACCATCTGTCGACCGAAATGACCGGCTTCATGAACCGGCTGCGCGCCAGTCGCGACTGA
- a CDS encoding YdcF family protein, whose protein sequence is MFFSLSKLVGHLILPVTLVLIMLSAAPLIRWLGLRRLARFLGTVGGLALLVMLFTPLDDWLLSPLEGRFPQMERQAVIDGDFAGIIVLGGAEDGRLTRAHGQPAIGLGGERFTEAAILSRLRPDLPVVFTGGSGFYSDPEASGGPVAEALLLDLGVPADRLLIESRSRDTWENATFTRALVGDVVSRPWILITSAYHMPRSYGVFTTDGWNIRAYPVDYNALGPIWGWNDYRFVDRLWQIHMATREWLGLLAYRLSGRLEHIFPAPVDRRSSE, encoded by the coding sequence ATGTTCTTTTCGCTGTCCAAGCTGGTCGGGCATCTGATCCTGCCAGTCACCCTCGTACTGATCATGCTGTCGGCGGCACCCCTGATCCGTTGGCTGGGACTGCGCCGGCTGGCACGGTTTCTCGGCACCGTCGGCGGCCTGGCACTGCTCGTGATGCTGTTCACGCCGCTGGATGACTGGCTGCTCTCCCCCCTGGAGGGCCGGTTCCCGCAGATGGAGCGGCAGGCGGTCATTGACGGCGATTTCGCCGGCATCATCGTGCTCGGCGGCGCCGAAGACGGGCGATTGACCCGCGCCCATGGCCAGCCGGCGATCGGATTGGGGGGCGAGCGTTTCACCGAGGCTGCGATTCTGTCCCGGCTGCGCCCCGATCTGCCGGTGGTCTTCACCGGCGGCAGCGGTTTTTACAGCGATCCCGAGGCGAGCGGCGGCCCGGTGGCCGAGGCCCTGCTGCTGGATCTGGGCGTACCGGCGGATCGCCTGCTTATCGAAAGCCGCAGTCGGGATACCTGGGAGAATGCCACCTTTACCCGCGCGCTCGTCGGGGATGTGGTCAGCCGTCCCTGGATTCTGATCACGAGCGCCTATCACATGCCGCGGTCCTATGGTGTGTTCACCACCGATGGCTGGAATATCCGGGCGTACCCGGTCGATTACAATGCGCTCGGGCCGATCTGGGGATGGAATGACTACCGCTTCGTTGATCGTCTGTGGCAGATCCATATGGCAACGCGTGAATGGTTGGGCCTGCTCGCCTACAGGCTGAGCGGGCGCCTGGAGCATATCTTTCCCGCTCCGGTGGATCGCCGCTCATCTGAATGA
- a CDS encoding diguanylate cyclase codes for MTVLPLMAVLGWSVITTGRLDQQRVGQQFSVTTHTAAQELRQRIDAARQLIAAMAAGGVPGMNDSDCDARFAQLVHLRPIYNNMFVTDMSGRIICTARPLPAVDGQPASLGARPYFAAALTATEPLVAGWLPGMANGRPILPVVMPVRDPQGRPVAVVGASIDLLAFVQGIRAELPADSAVTLWSSEGALVVHAGPVPPPEPAGVASALRMGRNGGTAMAADVGSVTPVFSLPAAQDLPERVMMLEAVSFGTESLTLGISMDEARLFGPVRALMSSNFVLALWLSAGLVILSMAVMRMVLVRPLGRLSHYAKAMARGEAPRHIPDVSKVREISDLASTLDALFADLAEREVQRNRAEDALQRALAGMERTVAARTAELADAHEAARLRARDLERGRNRERIAGRMTDLIQSCASVDEAMDVLARMMPSLSNGDRGRAFLHRPGQAALEPAAVWGAPLLPGHGITEDDCWSLRLGHAHVSRADGTMPICRHLEAVPGRHLCVPLIAHGEILGMVTLERDDTDDRTDWAEGEIAALDRVALSIANVKLRETLRGMTIRDPLTGLYNRRFADETLAREVAVARRDGRPLAAIMADIDHFKRFNDAHGHEAGDRVLRMTARVMADHFRQSDVVCRYGGEEFLILMPGATAADAVARADAFRRALAGTVEESDDAALGPVTISLGVAVFPETVDDDARLIAAADAALYAAKHAGRDRVMLDGQVQTAGILTG; via the coding sequence ATGACCGTCCTGCCCCTGATGGCGGTTCTGGGCTGGTCGGTGATTACCACCGGGCGGCTGGATCAGCAGCGCGTCGGCCAGCAGTTTTCAGTGACCACGCATACCGCCGCTCAGGAACTGCGCCAACGGATCGATGCCGCGCGGCAGCTGATCGCCGCGATGGCCGCTGGTGGCGTGCCGGGCATGAACGATTCGGATTGTGATGCGCGGTTTGCCCAGCTCGTGCATCTGCGGCCGATTTACAACAACATGTTCGTCACCGACATGTCCGGGCGGATCATCTGCACGGCCCGGCCTCTGCCGGCGGTGGACGGCCAGCCGGCCAGTCTTGGTGCACGGCCTTATTTTGCGGCGGCGCTGACGGCCACGGAGCCGCTGGTCGCCGGATGGTTGCCGGGCATGGCCAATGGCCGCCCGATCCTGCCCGTGGTGATGCCGGTCCGCGACCCGCAGGGCCGGCCGGTTGCCGTCGTCGGGGCCTCGATCGACCTGCTCGCCTTTGTGCAGGGGATCCGGGCGGAGTTGCCGGCGGATAGCGCGGTGACGCTCTGGTCGTCAGAGGGTGCGCTGGTCGTCCATGCGGGCCCGGTTCCGCCGCCCGAGCCGGCGGGGGTGGCCAGTGCCCTGCGGATGGGGAGGAACGGCGGGACCGCCATGGCTGCGGATGTCGGGTCTGTGACGCCCGTGTTCAGCCTTCCGGCGGCGCAGGACCTTCCGGAACGAGTGATGATGCTGGAGGCGGTCTCCTTCGGCACCGAGTCCCTGACCCTTGGCATCTCGATGGATGAGGCGCGCCTGTTCGGCCCGGTTCGTGCGCTGATGTCGAGCAACTTCGTGCTGGCGCTCTGGCTTTCGGCCGGTCTCGTCATTCTGTCGATGGCGGTCATGCGCATGGTGCTGGTGCGTCCGCTCGGCCGCCTGTCGCATTATGCCAAGGCCATGGCCCGGGGCGAGGCGCCACGCCATATCCCCGATGTCTCGAAAGTGCGCGAGATCAGCGATCTCGCCTCGACCCTGGATGCGCTCTTCGCGGATCTGGCGGAGCGCGAAGTCCAGCGCAACCGTGCGGAAGACGCCCTGCAGCGGGCCCTGGCGGGGATGGAGCGCACGGTGGCGGCCCGGACGGCGGAACTTGCCGATGCGCATGAGGCGGCACGCCTCAGGGCGCGCGATCTGGAACGCGGACGCAACCGCGAACGGATTGCGGGCCGCATGACCGATCTGATTCAGTCCTGCGCCTCGGTCGACGAGGCGATGGATGTATTGGCGCGGATGATGCCGTCGCTGTCGAACGGCGATCGCGGGCGGGCCTTCCTGCACCGGCCGGGACAGGCTGCGCTGGAACCCGCGGCAGTCTGGGGGGCGCCGCTGCTGCCCGGGCACGGCATCACCGAGGATGATTGCTGGTCGCTGCGCCTGGGGCATGCTCATGTCAGCCGGGCCGACGGGACGATGCCGATCTGCCGGCATCTGGAGGCTGTGCCTGGCCGGCACCTCTGTGTGCCCCTCATCGCCCATGGCGAGATTCTGGGGATGGTTACCCTGGAGCGCGACGATACGGACGATCGCACCGACTGGGCCGAAGGCGAGATTGCGGCGCTGGACCGTGTGGCCCTGTCGATCGCCAACGTCAAACTGCGGGAGACGCTGCGGGGCATGACCATCCGCGACCCGCTGACCGGCCTGTATAACCGCCGTTTCGCCGATGAAACCCTGGCACGCGAGGTGGCCGTGGCACGCCGCGACGGGCGGCCGCTGGCGGCGATCATGGCCGATATCGACCATTTCAAGCGTTTCAACGATGCCCATGGCCATGAGGCGGGCGACCGCGTGCTGCGGATGACTGCCCGGGTCATGGCCGATCATTTCCGGCAGAGCGATGTGGTCTGCCGCTATGGCGGCGAGGAATTCCTGATCCTGATGCCGGGCGCCACCGCCGCTGATGCCGTTGCCCGCGCTGACGCCTTCCGCCGTGCCCTGGCCGGGACGGTGGAAGAAAGCGACGACGCGGCATTGGGGCCGGTTACCATCTCACTCGGCGTCGCGGTTTTCCCTGAGACTGTGGACGACGATGCCCGCCTGATCGCGGCTGCCGATGCAGCCCTTTATGCCGCCAAGCATGCCGGGCGCGATCGTGTGATGCTGGACGGTCAGGTTCAGACGGCCGGAATACTGACGGGCTGA
- a CDS encoding DUF1289 domain-containing protein, whose product MTVASPCVNVCRISTVTGWCEGCYRTIDEIRAWRRLDDDGKQTILEHVEDRRRDIRAGRVTPAGAGN is encoded by the coding sequence ATGACCGTCGCCTCGCCCTGCGTCAATGTCTGCCGCATCAGCACCGTTACCGGCTGGTGCGAAGGCTGCTATCGCACCATCGACGAGATCCGCGCCTGGCGCCGGCTGGATGACGACGGCAAGCAGACGATCCTGGAGCATGTCGAGGATCGTCGCCGCGACATCCGCGCCGGGCGGGTAACGCCGGCCGGCGCCGGCAACTGA
- a CDS encoding NAD kinase, translating to MTQIPSHGAATAGATMVGSPPVTAAAIRIPTFAVVAGDTEEARAGQAAIEAAYATVPPETAEVIVALGGDGLMLETLHRFMDRDVPIYGMNCGTVGFLMNEFRVEGLDQRLAEAVPATIYPLLMRAFTVDGTEHRALAINEVSLLRETRQTAKLRILVDGIERQPMLIADGALVSTPAGSTAYNLSAHGPILPLRAGVLALTPISAFRPRRWRGALLADTATITFEILEPMKRPVSAVADYTEVRDVRRVDVARDPARELTLLFDRGHSLEERILREQFEP from the coding sequence ATGACCCAGATCCCGAGCCACGGTGCTGCAACGGCAGGCGCCACGATGGTTGGCAGCCCGCCGGTGACGGCCGCCGCCATCCGGATCCCCACCTTCGCAGTGGTTGCAGGTGACACGGAAGAAGCGCGCGCCGGTCAGGCGGCGATCGAAGCCGCCTATGCCACGGTCCCGCCCGAAACGGCGGAGGTGATCGTGGCCCTGGGCGGCGACGGGCTGATGCTGGAAACCCTGCACCGCTTCATGGACCGCGATGTGCCGATCTATGGCATGAATTGCGGAACGGTCGGCTTTCTGATGAACGAGTTCCGGGTGGAAGGGCTGGACCAGCGGCTGGCCGAGGCCGTGCCGGCCACGATCTATCCGCTGCTGATGCGGGCCTTTACCGTCGACGGCACCGAACACAGGGCGCTGGCGATCAACGAGGTGTCGCTGCTGCGCGAAACCCGCCAGACCGCCAAGCTGCGCATCCTGGTCGACGGGATCGAACGCCAACCCATGCTGATCGCCGACGGGGCGCTGGTCTCCACGCCCGCCGGCAGCACCGCCTATAACCTGTCGGCACACGGCCCCATCCTGCCGCTGCGCGCAGGCGTGCTGGCGCTGACCCCGATCAGCGCCTTCCGGCCGCGGCGCTGGCGCGGTGCCCTTCTGGCCGATACCGCGACCATCACTTTTGAGATCCTGGAGCCGATGAAACGGCCGGTGAGCGCGGTTGCCGATTATACCGAGGTCCGCGACGTGCGTCGGGTGGATGTCGCCCGCGATCCGGCGCGCGAGCTTACCCTGCTGTTCGACCGCGGCCACAGCCTGGAAGAGCGCATCCTGCGCGAACAGTTCGAACCCTGA
- the moaA gene encoding GTP 3',8-cyclase MoaA, translating to MSLNDRPPLVDPFGRHVHYMRLSVTDRCDLRCVYCMAESMTFLPKADLLTLEELARLSRAFMVLGVRKLRLTGGEPLVRRGIMDLIGELGRDVAAGRLEELTLTTNATQLDRHAEGLYRAGVRRINVSIDSRDPVRFQRITRWGTLDRVMNGIAAAKAAGLAVKINMVALRGENEDEIEDMVRWCGENRFDLTLIETMPLGEIDEDRVDQYLSLAEVRRRLEARFTLTDLPDRTGGPARYVRIAETGGRLGFITPLSHNFCESCNRVRVTCTGRLYMCLGQDDQVDLREPLRASPGDDAPLIAAIRRGIDAKPKGHDFVIERRGAAPALTRHMSMTGG from the coding sequence ATGTCTCTGAACGATCGCCCGCCTCTGGTCGATCCTTTCGGGCGGCATGTGCACTACATGCGCCTGTCGGTGACGGATCGCTGCGATCTGCGCTGCGTGTACTGCATGGCCGAAAGCATGACCTTCCTGCCCAAGGCCGATCTGCTGACGCTGGAGGAACTGGCCCGGCTGTCGCGGGCCTTCATGGTTCTTGGCGTGCGCAAGCTGCGCCTCACCGGTGGCGAGCCGCTGGTCCGCCGCGGGATCATGGATCTGATCGGCGAGCTGGGCCGGGATGTCGCCGCCGGCCGGCTTGAGGAACTCACGCTCACCACCAACGCCACCCAGCTCGATCGGCATGCCGAAGGGCTCTACCGGGCCGGCGTGCGGCGGATCAACGTGTCGATCGACAGCCGCGACCCGGTGCGCTTCCAGCGCATCACCCGCTGGGGTACGCTCGACCGGGTGATGAACGGCATCGCCGCCGCCAAGGCGGCGGGGCTGGCAGTCAAGATCAACATGGTGGCGCTGCGGGGCGAGAACGAAGACGAGATTGAGGACATGGTCCGCTGGTGCGGCGAGAACCGGTTCGACCTCACCCTGATCGAGACCATGCCGCTCGGCGAGATCGACGAGGACCGGGTCGACCAGTATCTCTCTCTGGCCGAGGTTCGCCGCAGGCTGGAGGCCCGCTTCACCCTGACCGACCTGCCCGACCGCACGGGCGGCCCGGCCCGCTATGTGCGGATCGCCGAAACCGGCGGCCGGCTGGGATTCATCACCCCGCTCAGCCACAATTTCTGCGAAAGCTGCAACCGGGTCAGGGTGACCTGCACGGGTCGGTTGTACATGTGCCTGGGCCAGGATGATCAGGTCGACCTGCGCGAGCCGCTCCGCGCCAGCCCGGGCGACGACGCGCCCCTGATCGCGGCCATCCGCCGCGGCATCGACGCCAAGCCCAAGGGCCATGACTTTGTGATCGAGCGCCGGGGCGCCGCCCCTGCCCTCACCCGGCATATGAGCATGACGGGCGGCTGA
- a CDS encoding DUF2336 domain-containing protein encodes MVSGGIVIEREVEALARAALQKPPSQRQAIAGTIATMLIDRERKLTERVRGVVAHLIQPLVADIEHTLRRELAEELAAMPEAGELPPNLFVMLANDQIEVAHPLLSRSPILTDPDLIAIARERSSAHRTAIAQRPDLSDAVTGALLDAAEAEVVTARLANRAAPLSPKLLERIVMLSQRMEVIQPPLLQRQELPAGLAYRMFWWVGASLRRHIVQRFDVSPEMIERAVARVVDRRVTETGRLAEDQGRARQRVAMLARGGGVTETFLLQSYRQGEIALFEAALAHMTDIRPVTARRIAFETTGQALAIACKAADVTRQGFSTLFMLTRKMSRGTRVSDPKDLLEAVAFFDMVDRRRGLAILALWDGDAI; translated from the coding sequence GTGGTCAGCGGGGGGATCGTGATCGAACGCGAGGTCGAAGCACTCGCGCGGGCAGCTCTCCAGAAGCCGCCATCGCAGCGGCAGGCGATTGCCGGCACCATCGCAACGATGCTGATCGACCGCGAGCGCAAACTGACTGAACGGGTACGCGGCGTCGTCGCCCATCTGATCCAGCCACTGGTCGCCGATATCGAACATACGCTGCGGCGTGAACTCGCAGAAGAACTGGCGGCGATGCCCGAGGCGGGTGAGCTGCCGCCCAATCTGTTCGTGATGCTGGCGAACGACCAGATCGAGGTCGCCCATCCTCTGCTGTCGCGGTCGCCTATTCTGACCGACCCCGATCTGATCGCCATCGCGCGGGAACGCTCTTCTGCCCATCGCACCGCCATCGCCCAGCGCCCTGATCTGAGCGACGCCGTCACCGGTGCCCTGCTGGACGCCGCAGAGGCCGAGGTGGTGACGGCACGGCTGGCAAACCGCGCCGCACCGCTGTCGCCGAAGCTTCTTGAACGTATCGTGATGCTGTCGCAGCGGATGGAGGTGATCCAGCCGCCGCTGCTGCAACGCCAGGAACTGCCCGCGGGGCTTGCCTACCGGATGTTCTGGTGGGTGGGGGCGTCGCTGCGCCGCCATATCGTCCAGCGCTTCGACGTCTCGCCCGAGATGATCGAACGGGCCGTTGCCCGCGTCGTCGACCGCAGGGTGACCGAGACCGGCCGCCTGGCCGAGGATCAGGGCCGGGCACGCCAGCGGGTCGCCATGCTGGCACGCGGCGGCGGCGTCACCGAGACCTTCCTGTTGCAAAGCTATCGCCAGGGCGAGATCGCGCTGTTCGAAGCGGCACTTGCCCATATGACCGACATCCGACCGGTCACCGCCCGCCGGATCGCCTTCGAGACCACCGGCCAGGCACTGGCCATCGCCTGCAAGGCCGCCGACGTCACCCGCCAGGGCTTCTCTACGCTGTTCATGCTGACCCGCAAGATGAGCCGCGGCACCAGGGTGTCGGATCCCAAGGATCTGCTTGAAGCGGTGGCGTTTTTCGACATGGTCGACCGCCGACGGGGGCTCGCCATCCTGGCGCTCTGGGATGGCGACGCGATCTGA
- a CDS encoding DUF3553 domain-containing protein, with translation MTTPAPYGMLYPPGSLVRLPGQPDWGLGQVQSVAAHRVTVNFEHGGKRTVHADVVDLELVRGPNPPDDDD, from the coding sequence ATGACCACGCCGGCACCTTACGGCATGCTGTACCCGCCGGGAAGCCTCGTCCGCCTGCCCGGCCAACCCGATTGGGGGCTGGGTCAGGTCCAGAGCGTGGCCGCCCATCGCGTCACCGTCAATTTCGAACATGGCGGAAAGCGCACCGTGCATGCAGACGTCGTAGATCTGGAACTGGTCCGCGGACCGAACCCGCCAGATGATGACGATTGA
- a CDS encoding histidine phosphotransferase family protein has product MGEGDWVRLSGLVCARLCHDLVGPIGGVVNGVEFLAEDGMGDDALQLLADSAARAARRLSFYRLALGAGGNPDERVAAGDLSAALAGYFTDERAGLDVIAWPSDGNVLRAHGGIVLCLAAISAQALLRGGTVAIAWRTTAEGGSVNMVAEGGAMRLPETLVPSIEGRIDPAALDARTVLPFMVSEMAGAVGGRLAVATDWSGADLRRLTITADLPAFTIRTSGASLERTGETGP; this is encoded by the coding sequence GTGGGCGAGGGAGATTGGGTACGACTCTCCGGGCTGGTATGTGCCAGGCTCTGTCACGACCTGGTCGGCCCCATCGGTGGTGTCGTGAACGGCGTGGAGTTCCTGGCCGAAGACGGCATGGGGGATGACGCCCTGCAGCTGCTGGCCGACAGTGCCGCCCGCGCCGCCCGCCGGTTGAGCTTCTATCGCCTGGCCCTCGGCGCCGGCGGTAACCCCGACGAGCGGGTCGCGGCCGGTGATCTCTCGGCCGCACTCGCCGGCTATTTTACCGACGAGCGTGCCGGTCTGGACGTCATCGCCTGGCCGAGCGACGGCAATGTGCTGAGGGCCCATGGCGGCATCGTGCTGTGCCTGGCGGCGATCTCGGCGCAGGCGCTGCTCCGCGGTGGCACCGTTGCCATCGCCTGGCGGACCACGGCCGAGGGCGGCAGTGTGAACATGGTGGCCGAAGGCGGTGCCATGCGCCTGCCCGAGACGCTGGTGCCGTCGATCGAAGGTCGGATCGATCCGGCCGCGCTCGATGCCCGCACCGTGCTGCCCTTCATGGTTTCCGAAATGGCGGGTGCGGTCGGTGGCCGGCTGGCGGTTGCGACCGACTGGTCGGGCGCCGATCTGCGCCGGCTGACCATCACCGCCGATCTGCCGGCCTTCACGATCCGGACCAGCGGTGCCAGTCTTGAACGGACCGGGGAGACCGGACCGTAA